The following is a genomic window from Planctomycetia bacterium.
ACAGATCGCGTCTGAAGTTCATCCACGAACGTTGCCACCCCCGGCAGTAAGCCCCCGTCACCCGCCGTCGACGAGCAGTCGAAGCGGCCCTTTCAACTGCTTAGTTTTTTCCGAAGCGCCTCGACCTGCGCTTCGAGTTGCTTGATCTGTTTGGCCATGTCCGGAAGCCGGGCCAGATAGGAAAACGACCGCATCGCATCCTTGATGGGAACGGCCGGAGCGCCCGCTACTGATGTGCCCGCGGGAACGTCATTCATGACGCCCGACATGGCAGCGATCTGAGCCTCGTCGCCGATGTGCAGATGTCCCGCGACGCCGACCTTGCCCGCCATGGTCACGTGCCGGCCGACCGTCACCGATCCGGCGATGCCCACCTGGGCGACGAACATGCAATCCTCGCCGATCTTCGCGCCGTGGCCGATGGCGATGAGATTGCTGAACTTCGTCCCGGAGGCGATCACGGTGCGGCCGAGCGTGGCGCGATCGATCGAGCAGTTCGAGCCGATTTCCACGTCGTCGCCGATCTCGACGATGCCGATCTGCGGGATCTTGTGCCATTTACCCTTGACCGGCGCATATCCCAGGCCGTCTTCGCCGATCACGCTTCCGGCGTGAATCGTGACGCGATTGCCCAGGACACTGCCCTCGTAGATCGTCACGTTCGGATACAAAATACAGTCGTCGCCGATTTGGCAATCGCGCGCCACATAAACCCCGGGATACATCACGGCGTTTCGGCCGATCGTGACATTTGCGCCGATGGTCACGTTGTGGCAAATCCCCGCATTTTCGCCGATCTTCGACGTCGGATCGACCACAGCGCGCGGGTCGATGCCTTTTCGCTCGTGCTTGCGATAGCCATGAACGTGAACCATCACGACGGTCACGGCGGCATAGGGGTCCGGCGCGCGAATCACGCACAAACCGCTGGGAATCTCTTGCTCCTTCGAGACAATCACGACGCCTGCTTTGGTCGTCGAGAGGGCCTTTTCGTATTTGGCATTCGAAAGAAAGCTGATTTCCGTCGGGCCGGCTTCGT
Proteins encoded in this region:
- the lpxD gene encoding UDP-3-O-(3-hydroxymyristoyl)glucosamine N-acyltransferase, with protein sequence MPHRLTALAELLAQFNMPCEIVGDPNREITGVATLDEAGPTEISFLSNAKYEKALSTTKAGVVIVSKEQEIPSGLCVIRAPDPYAAVTVVMVHVHGYRKHERKGIDPRAVVDPTSKIGENAGICHNVTIGANVTIGRNAVMYPGVYVARDCQIGDDCILYPNVTIYEGSVLGNRVTIHAGSVIGEDGLGYAPVKGKWHKIPQIGIVEIGDDVEIGSNCSIDRATLGRTVIASGTKFSNLIAIGHGAKIGEDCMFVAQVGIAGSVTVGRHVTMAGKVGVAGHLHIGDEAQIAAMSGVMNDVPAGTSVAGAPAVPIKDAMRSFSYLARLPDMAKQIKQLEAQVEALRKKLSS